The genomic segment ACGCATTCATTTGAGAGATGAGACTGCTTGTCAGCTTAGGTTTGATAACATCATATAACGCCTATTCTTGTAAGCGTTAACCTAGTCCGTTTTTTGTTTTTAGGCGTGATCAAATATTGCTGGATTTCCCTATAATATTATAGGTTTTTCTTGACATTATCCTATATTTCCCTATAATAGAACCATGAATGCAATCGAATGGACGACGAAAGCAGTTAAACAATTACAGAAGATGGATCGCCCCGTACAAGTTCAAATCCGTGACGATGTAACAACACTGGTAGACTTTCCAGATGTCGCTGGCGTAAAGAAGCTGACCAACCATCAGCACAGCTACCGCCTGCGTTCAGGCAACTACCGTATCTTTTTTGAGTTCGACGGTGTATTGAGAATAGTATTGATTGAAGAGGTGAAAAAACGCGATGAACGAACCTATTGATTATCAGATCATTGAGGAGAACGGCGAGCCACGCTTTGCCGTGGTGCCTTTCGACCAGTTCAAAGCGCTATTAAAAGATGTGGGCGCTACTGGTGCGACGGTACCGCACGAGGTGGTGTCTGCAATTGTGGATGGCGTGAGCCCAGTCAAGGCGTGGCGTGAATATAAAAGAATGGGACAAGTTGAAGCGTCCGAGGCCATTGGAGTATCGCAAGCGACTTATTCAGGCTATGAAGCGTCAGGCGCATTTGATTCTATGAGAAAATTGACGAAAAAGAAGATTGCGGATGGCTTCGGAATTGAGGTAGAACAGTTAGATATTTAATGCGCTAACTGTTTTTCTCATTTATGTTGGTGGACATCTAAGACTGCCTTTGCCAATGGCGATGTCTCAACCTAAAACTATCACACACACGAGCCACACCCAACATCATTGCATGCCAAAGCTGTCATTTATGGAGAAATGAGCTAAAGTTAATTTAAACTGGCTACTCTCCCGATTTGCTTTGCCTGATAATGAGGCCGAGAATACCACTCGTTATATAATCCAACGAGTCGTGTAATTATTTTAGAATATCTAAAGGAGGTTGCAGCATGGGTAAGAAGAGCCGCAAAAAAAGAGAGGGCAGAGAAGCTCAGCAGTCTCAAAACCCAACTGGCAAGGAGAGTGAAACCATGGAAGATAATAAATCTCCAGCTATCAGCATTAAAGGAGGCCGTAATAACCGTGCTGATCACAACCTTTTTATCGGGGTCGAGCAAGCCATAGAAATAGTGGATTCTCCAGGTTCAACAGCTAACCGAAATATAGTGATAGGAAAAGAGTCGGTAAATGTTTTCGAATTAAATTCATTCATTAAAACCTTAAGAGCAAATATAGAGCAACTTGAATTACCTGAGGGATCAGCAAAAAAAATTCTATCTGATATCGAGCCTATTGAGGCGCAAGCTAAATCACCAAGACCCAAAAGCTCAATAATCATACCTTGCTTAAGGTCAGTAAAACGTGTACTGGAAAATGCGGCGAGCAGTGCTATAGCTGTATCATTAGTCGCAAATGTCGACAAGTTAATTACATTGTTTCAAAGTGTTAAATAGTTGCCAGGTGGTGGTTAACACGGCGTTAATATCCGCTCATGGCCGCTCTCTGAAGTTTTCCATGAATTACCAAACGTCTGCTTCTTTGAAGCCTTTAAGATCTTGCATTCAGAACTCGAATCACAGGTAAATTTTTTCACTCAACCAAGCTCTAGCTCGCCATTTGTGTGCAATCGTGGGGCACCAATACCTAAAAAAGTACATGCCGACTTGGCGTTAAAAAGCGAATAAGAAAAAATAGGAAAATCTTTTCTAGACAATGAATACAATGTCCAATCTAAGCAATTGTTTTTTATCACTTAAATTGGAGCGGGAAACGAGACTCGAACTCGCGACCCCGACCTTGGCAAGGTCGTGCTCTACCAACTGAGCTATTCCCGCAAATGGTGCTTGGCCAAACCGTACTTAGTAGGGCTGCCCATTGTAGTGTGCAAGCAGATTTTGTCAAGCAGATCATCAGTTTATCGCTCATGATTATTACTATCATCGCTGTCATCTGGCGCAACCCCTTTGTGCCGCATCAGCGTAGGCCAAGCGGCGTTGAGATAGAGCACCATTGACCATAAGGTCAATATGGCAGCAACATAAAACAACACGTAACCGACATAGAAGCTGTCGATACCAGCGATAGGCTGCGCGTACAAAAGCAGGAAAATGGCGATCATTTGCGCCGTAGTTTTGACCTTGCCCACCATTGATACTGCCACTGAGGCACTCTCGCCTAGTTCTGCCATCCATTCGCGTAATGCCGATACAGCGATTTCGCGGCAAATGATAATCGCGGCAGGAATAGCGAAGTACAGGGTCGGCTGCTTTTGTGTCAACAACACTAAGGCAACCGCAACCATAAGCTTATCGGCAACCGGGTCGAGGAATGCGCCCAACGCTGAGGCCTGGTTGAGTTTGCGTGCAAGAAAGCCGTCTAGCCAATCGGTAATCGCGGCAAAACCAAATATCAAGGCACTAGCAATTGAACTCCAGTCATAGGGCAGATAAAACACCACAACAAAAACGGGTATTAAAAAAATACGCAGTAAGGTTAGCTGTGTTGGTAGTGTCATCGTGTAAAGGTCTCGTTAATAATTATCCGGATGAAACAAACTGTAAAGACGTTGCGCCAGATCACGGCTTATTCCTGGCACCGAGCTTAAGTCTGCCATACCCGCCCTTTCTACACCCTGAATGCCACCAAAATGTTGCAGCAGTGCACGACGACGTTTTGGGCCAATTCCCTCTATGCCTTCTAGTGGCGAAGTCGTACGCGCCTTAGCACGTCGAGCACGATGGCCTGTTATGGCAAAGCGGTGTGCCTCGTCACGAATTTGCTGAATAAGATGTGACGCGGATGAATCGGGTGCAAGTTTAATGGGCGCTTCAACACCACCAACAAATAAAGTCTCAGCACCTGCTTTACGCTCTACCCCCTTGGCAACACCTATTAGCATAACATCACTGATTTGTAATTCTTGCAGCACATTTTGTGCCTCATGCAACTGGCCTTTACCACCATCGATAAAGAGAATATCAGGAATCTTACCCTCACCCCGCTTTAGTTTTTTATAACGCCGCTGTATTGCTTGGCTCATCGCTGCATAATCATCACCAGGGGTGATTCCTTCGATATTAAAACGTCGATAATCGGATTTACGCGGGCCATCTTGGTCAAAAACAACGCAGGAAGCAACGGTGGCTTCACCCATGGTATGACTAACATCGAAGCACTCCATCCGCTGCGGCAACTCATCAAGATTAAAAGCCTCTTTTAATGCCTCTAAACGTTGACGCATTTCACCACTGCTACTTAAATGACGGTTTAGTGCTTGTTCGATATTAACGTTGGCCATATCAAGCAAACGTCGTCGCTCACCACGCACATTAGTTGCTAAATGCACTTTATGCCCAGCATGACCGGCAAAGGCGTCGCTGAGTAATGCTTTGTCAAATATGTCATGGCCAAGTATTAATTCATTAGGTATTGCGCGCTCTAAATAATATTGTGGTAAAAATGCGCTTAATACATCGGCTTCATTAGCGCCACTGTTTGCGTCCTTGGGTACTTTGGGGAAAAATGTCTTATCCCCTAAGTGACGACCATCACGAAAGAAAATAAGCTGCACACAAGCAACGCCATTTTTTATCGCGCTAGTCACCACATCGACATTGCGTTGATCAATATCAACATGTTGTCGTTCCTGTACATGACGCAAGCTGGTAATTTGATCACGGTAACGTGCTGCATTTTCAAAATCCAAACGATGCGATGCTTGTTCCATACGCATGGCCAGTTGCTCTGTCACCTGTTGGCTCTTACCCTCAAGAAACATCATTGTATGTTTAACACTTTGTTTGTAGTCACTTTGC from the Gammaproteobacteria bacterium genome contains:
- the uvrC gene encoding excinuclease ABC subunit UvrC → MHPKIKKRVIINEPASLANESLAATLLAFDGKAFVKRLGNTPGVYRMLDASAKVLYVGKARDLKKRVGSYFNRSALAPKTRALITHTRNIEVTVTRTENEALILENNLIKALRPRYNVLFRDDKSYPYIYISTKHNYPRLTFHRGGRNKDGRYFGPYPSAGAVRETLNLLQKVFQVRQCDDSFFSNRSRPCLQYQIKRCAAPCVAYISQSDYKQSVKHTMMFLEGKSQQVTEQLAMRMEQASHRLDFENAARYRDQITSLRHVQERQHVDIDQRNVDVVTSAIKNGVACVQLIFFRDGRHLGDKTFFPKVPKDANSGANEADVLSAFLPQYYLERAIPNELILGHDIFDKALLSDAFAGHAGHKVHLATNVRGERRRLLDMANVNIEQALNRHLSSSGEMRQRLEALKEAFNLDELPQRMECFDVSHTMGEATVASCVVFDQDGPRKSDYRRFNIEGITPGDDYAAMSQAIQRRYKKLKRGEGKIPDILFIDGGKGQLHEAQNVLQELQISDVMLIGVAKGVERKAGAETLFVGGVEAPIKLAPDSSASHLIQQIRDEAHRFAITGHRARRAKARTTSPLEGIEGIGPKRRRALLQHFGGIQGVERAGMADLSSVPGISRDLAQRLYSLFHPDNY
- the pgsA gene encoding CDP-diacylglycerol--glycerol-3-phosphate 3-phosphatidyltransferase, whose translation is MTLPTQLTLLRIFLIPVFVVVFYLPYDWSSIASALIFGFAAITDWLDGFLARKLNQASALGAFLDPVADKLMVAVALVLLTQKQPTLYFAIPAAIIICREIAVSALREWMAELGESASVAVSMVGKVKTTAQMIAIFLLLYAQPIAGIDSFYVGYVLFYVAAILTLWSMVLYLNAAWPTLMRHKGVAPDDSDDSNNHER
- a CDS encoding type II toxin-antitoxin system RelE/ParE family toxin, translated to MNAIEWTTKAVKQLQKMDRPVQVQIRDDVTTLVDFPDVAGVKKLTNHQHSYRLRSGNYRIFFEFDGVLRIVLIEEVKKRDERTY
- a CDS encoding helix-turn-helix transcriptional regulator; the encoded protein is MNEPIDYQIIEENGEPRFAVVPFDQFKALLKDVGATGATVPHEVVSAIVDGVSPVKAWREYKRMGQVEASEAIGVSQATYSGYEASGAFDSMRKLTKKKIADGFGIEVEQLDI